A DNA window from Microcystis aeruginosa NIES-843 contains the following coding sequences:
- a CDS encoding TolB family protein: MIRFPKLLGLFLAVNIISLGGCSDAGFVTPPQQLLGNTLNTPSSEDNPRFNYDGRYLVFASDRRGQRTIYLFDRVANRLVPLPGLNQAKTYQDQPDISADGRYIVYVSEQSGKPDIYIYDRQTLQAKNITENILGEVRRPTISGNGRFIAFESNRFGQWNLEIFDRGGEISPSLPPINSSPSR; this comes from the coding sequence ATGATCAGGTTTCCTAAACTTCTGGGACTTTTTCTTGCGGTTAATATCATCAGTCTGGGGGGATGTAGTGATGCGGGTTTTGTCACCCCTCCCCAACAGCTTTTAGGAAATACTTTAAATACCCCTTCCTCTGAAGATAATCCCCGTTTTAACTACGATGGTCGTTATCTGGTCTTTGCCTCCGATCGCAGGGGACAACGAACGATTTATTTATTCGATCGAGTGGCTAATCGTTTAGTTCCCCTGCCGGGGTTAAATCAAGCAAAAACCTATCAAGATCAACCGGATATTAGTGCCGATGGTCGCTATATTGTTTATGTGTCGGAACAGTCCGGTAAACCCGATATATATATTTATGATCGACAAACTCTGCAAGCAAAAAATATCACCGAAAATATTTTAGGAGAAGTGCGTCGTCCGACGATTAGTGGCAACGGTCGTTTTATTGCTTTTGAAAGTAATCGTTTCGGTCAATGGAATCTGGAAATATTCGATCGAGGTGGCGAAATTTCTCCTTCTTTACCCCCGATCAATTCTTCCCCGTCCCGATAG
- a CDS encoding HlyD family efflux transporter periplasmic adaptor subunit: protein MNGNSNNGQKGNGNAKSDELTQAGKNVATTTKNKSITPSLPTFSPPEQSVILKQSPIWSRTIIWTLMSVTTAALIWSAFAKIEQVVGAQGQLKPQGKVQEVQAPVNGVVQFVKVKDGDRVNKGDVLVLMDSSASQVQLESLRKIRTSAEKENQFYRLLMAQDLTPAAVESSIAQLKLPSEIADLARNRAALVTENQLYQAQVSEGASSSALQGDELARLGAARREANSRQAAARLEMEQLEKQLAQTRVQLADARSQLIKDRLVLEEIKTRNANSMKQGQESLDIERNILKDIEPLGDEGAIARYQINKQKQSVTDRQNELQQQEANGKIDREKQEKEVQTRIAEISRLEQEEKRYFLLISQAQEKLINTTVITEKDVRDKMADNYKRIAEIDSQISRIIIDNNKRIAELDSQISQAQQTIKYQKITAPIDGVVFDLKARPGFVPQPSQAEALLKLVPDGCPTEVKDAAKGCLVAEVDVTNQDIGFVRVGQKADIRIDSFSYSEYGDIKGEVISIGSDALPPDENHRFYRFPVRVRLNSQELVLKNQSTLPLQSGMSVSVNIKVNENRTVLGLFTDMFNKQVDTLKQVR from the coding sequence ATGAACGGTAATTCTAACAACGGTCAAAAGGGCAACGGCAACGCTAAAAGCGATGAACTGACCCAAGCGGGTAAAAACGTGGCTACTACCACGAAAAATAAAAGTATTACCCCTTCTTTACCCACTTTCAGCCCACCGGAACAATCGGTGATCTTGAAACAATCACCCATTTGGTCGCGGACGATTATCTGGACATTAATGAGTGTCACCACTGCCGCTTTAATTTGGTCGGCGTTCGCCAAAATCGAGCAGGTGGTGGGCGCCCAAGGACAACTTAAACCCCAGGGGAAAGTGCAAGAAGTACAAGCACCGGTGAATGGGGTAGTACAGTTCGTGAAAGTGAAAGACGGCGATCGAGTTAACAAAGGTGATGTACTGGTTTTAATGGATTCCAGTGCCTCGCAAGTGCAGTTAGAATCCTTGAGAAAAATTCGCACCAGTGCTGAGAAGGAAAATCAATTCTATCGTCTCTTAATGGCGCAGGATCTGACACCGGCAGCAGTGGAAAGTTCGATCGCTCAATTAAAATTACCGAGTGAAATCGCCGATTTAGCCCGTAATCGTGCCGCTTTGGTGACAGAAAATCAACTTTATCAAGCACAGGTCAGTGAAGGTGCTTCTAGCTCTGCTTTACAAGGGGATGAATTAGCTCGTTTAGGGGCTGCTCGACGGGAGGCCAATTCTCGACAAGCGGCCGCTAGATTGGAAATGGAACAACTAGAAAAACAATTGGCCCAAACTAGGGTACAGTTGGCCGATGCCCGCTCGCAATTAATCAAAGATCGCTTAGTCTTAGAAGAAATTAAGACTCGTAATGCCAATTCGATGAAACAGGGCCAAGAAAGCTTGGATATCGAGCGTAATATTCTTAAGGATATTGAACCCTTGGGGGATGAAGGAGCGATCGCCCGTTATCAGATTAATAAGCAAAAACAATCGGTAACCGATCGCCAGAATGAATTACAGCAGCAAGAGGCTAATGGCAAAATCGATCGAGAAAAACAAGAGAAAGAAGTACAAACCCGCATCGCCGAAATTTCCCGCCTGGAACAGGAAGAAAAGCGTTATTTCCTGTTGATCTCCCAAGCGCAAGAAAAGCTGATTAATACCACGGTAATCACGGAAAAAGATGTGCGCGATAAAATGGCGGACAATTACAAACGGATCGCTGAAATCGATAGTCAGATCAGTCGCATTATCATTGATAACAACAAGCGCATTGCCGAACTAGACAGTCAAATTAGTCAAGCACAACAGACCATTAAATATCAAAAAATTACCGCCCCCATCGATGGTGTGGTCTTTGATCTCAAGGCCCGGCCCGGGTTTGTTCCCCAACCAAGTCAAGCGGAAGCATTATTAAAACTTGTTCCCGATGGCTGTCCCACCGAGGTGAAAGATGCCGCTAAAGGTTGTTTAGTGGCAGAGGTGGACGTGACTAACCAAGACATCGGTTTTGTGCGCGTGGGACAAAAAGCCGATATTCGCATTGATTCCTTTTCCTACAGTGAATACGGCGATATTAAGGGAGAAGTAATCTCGATCGGTTCCGATGCTTTACCTCCCGACGAAAATCACCGTTTTTATCGGTTCCCCGTCCGGGTACGCTTGAACAGTCAAGAGTTAGTTTTGAAAAATCAATCCACTCTACCGCTGCAATCGGGGATGTCCGTGAGTGTCAACATCAAAGTCAATGAAAATCGCACCGTTTTGGGACTATTTACCGATATGTTCAATAAACAGGTGGATACTCTCAAACAAGTCCGTTAA
- the hisA gene encoding 1-(5-phosphoribosyl)-5-[(5-phosphoribosylamino)methylideneamino]imidazole-4-carboxamide isomerase: MEVIPAIDILDGKCVRLYQGDYQQSQVFNDNPAIVAREWVNQGATRLHLVDLDGAKEGKSVNLSTIETILNDIAIPVQVGGGLRDLETVSNLLKIGVEKAILGTVAVEKPELVSELCQSFPGQIIVGIDARDGKVATRGWLETSEVEAIALGQDMAKRGASTIIYTDIHRDGTLSGPNLAALRELAESVEIPVIASGGISSLTDLLSLLSLEPLGVTGVIVGRALYTGAVNLSEAISAIGSGRWQDVPPNFFA, translated from the coding sequence ATGGAAGTTATCCCCGCTATTGATATTCTCGATGGCAAATGTGTGCGACTTTATCAGGGAGATTACCAACAATCGCAGGTTTTTAACGATAATCCCGCAATAGTGGCGCGAGAATGGGTCAATCAGGGGGCAACCAGATTACATTTAGTTGATTTGGATGGAGCCAAAGAGGGTAAATCGGTTAATTTGTCAACTATTGAAACAATTCTTAATGATATTGCCATTCCCGTACAGGTGGGGGGTGGACTGCGGGATCTAGAAACGGTGAGTAATCTCCTAAAAATCGGGGTAGAAAAGGCGATTTTAGGGACAGTCGCCGTAGAAAAGCCAGAATTAGTCAGCGAACTTTGTCAAAGCTTTCCGGGGCAAATAATTGTCGGTATTGATGCTCGCGATGGTAAAGTAGCCACCAGGGGTTGGTTAGAAACTTCCGAGGTAGAGGCGATCGCTCTTGGTCAAGATATGGCAAAAAGAGGAGCCAGCACGATTATCTACACTGATATTCATCGAGATGGCACGCTTTCTGGCCCTAATCTCGCCGCTTTGCGAGAATTAGCCGAATCTGTCGAGATTCCTGTGATCGCCTCTGGGGGCATTAGTTCCCTGACGGACTTACTGAGTTTATTGTCTTTGGAACCTTTAGGAGTAACGGGAGTAATCGTGGGCCGCGCTCTTTATACCGGTGCAGTTAACCTCTCGGAAGCGATTAGCGCGATCGGTTCAGGCCGTTGGCAGGATGTACCCCCGAATTTTTTCGCTTAA
- a CDS encoding RNA-guided endonuclease InsQ/TnpB family protein: MEKAYSFRFYPTPEQESLLRRTLGCVRLVYNKALHVRTQAWYERQERVGYAQTSSMLTDWKKQEELNFLNEVSCVPLQQGLRHLQTAFTNFFAGRTKYPNFKKKHQGGSAEFTKSAFTIKDRQIYLAKCTEPLPIRWSRHIPESCEPSTVTVRLHPSGRWHISIRFDDPTIKPLPVTDKAIGIDLGISSLVITSDGDKVSNPEHFKKHYRRLRRASKSLSRKQKGSKNREKARIKVAKIHARITDNRKDHLHKLTTQLVRENQTIVVENLAVKNMVKNPKLSQAISDVSWGEITRQLAYKCRWYGRNYIEIDRWFPSSKRCSNCGYIAEKMPLNIREWDCPDCGTHHDRDINASKNILAAGLAVSVCRATIRPEQSKSVKAGAEPRKGKKQKPKS, from the coding sequence ATGGAAAAAGCCTATTCGTTTCGATTTTACCCCACACCCGAACAAGAGTCGCTATTGCGGCGCACTTTGGGCTGTGTAAGATTAGTTTACAATAAAGCTCTCCATGTCAGAACACAAGCATGGTACGAAAGACAAGAAAGAGTAGGCTACGCTCAAACTTCTTCAATGCTAACCGATTGGAAAAAGCAAGAAGAATTAAACTTTCTCAATGAAGTAAGCTGTGTACCCTTACAACAAGGGTTAAGACATTTACAAACAGCTTTCACTAATTTCTTTGCTGGTCGTACTAAGTATCCTAACTTTAAGAAAAAACATCAGGGAGGAAGTGCCGAATTTACCAAATCTGCTTTTACAATTAAAGACAGACAAATCTATTTAGCTAAATGCACAGAACCTTTACCTATTCGATGGTCAAGACACATCCCAGAAAGCTGTGAACCAAGCACAGTAACAGTCAGATTACATCCTTCAGGACGTTGGCATATCTCAATAAGATTTGATGACCCAACGATTAAGCCATTACCAGTAACAGATAAAGCCATTGGAATTGACTTAGGAATTAGTAGCCTTGTCATTACCAGCGATGGTGACAAAGTATCTAATCCTGAGCATTTTAAAAAGCATTATCGGAGACTGCGAAGAGCATCTAAAAGTCTTTCTCGAAAACAGAAAGGGTCAAAAAATCGGGAAAAAGCGAGAATCAAAGTAGCCAAGATTCACGCTCGAATCACCGATAACAGAAAAGACCATTTACACAAGCTAACCACTCAATTAGTTCGTGAAAACCAAACGATTGTGGTTGAGAATTTAGCCGTCAAGAATATGGTCAAAAACCCGAAATTATCTCAGGCAATATCTGACGTTAGCTGGGGAGAAATCACCCGACAATTAGCCTATAAATGCCGTTGGTACGGCAGAAATTACATCGAAATAGATAGATGGTTTCCTAGCTCTAAAAGGTGTAGTAATTGCGGGTATATTGCTGAGAAAATGCCGTTAAATATTCGAGAATGGGACTGTCCAGACTGTGGGACACACCATGACCGAGATATTAACGCCAGTAAAAATATTTTGGCCGCAGGGCTTGCGGTGTCAGTCTGTAGAGCGACCATAAGACCAGAACAGAGTAAATCTGTTAAGGCAGGTGCGGAACCCCGCAAGGGAAAGAAGCAGAAACCTAAATCGTGA
- a CDS encoding helix-turn-helix domain-containing protein, giving the protein MSAAKFQTAASLSDRELEILDLVANGLTNQEISEKLEISKRTVDNHISNILTKTKTDNRVELVRWALHWGKVCLDDINCCILPSPAPTDDQVS; this is encoded by the coding sequence ATGTCTGCTGCGAAGTTTCAAACAGCCGCTTCATTATCCGATCGAGAGCTAGAAATACTCGATTTAGTGGCTAATGGTTTAACTAATCAAGAAATCTCGGAAAAGCTAGAGATTAGTAAGCGTACCGTTGATAATCATATTAGTAATATCTTGACGAAAACAAAAACCGATAATCGGGTGGAATTGGTGCGTTGGGCATTGCATTGGGGTAAAGTTTGTCTTGATGATATTAATTGTTGTATCCTTCCTTCCCCAGCGCCGACTGATGATCAGGTTTCCTAA
- a CDS encoding family 16 glycoside hydrolase — translation MSQNESNVNNQDTSFAFGTDILGRYFCNTLEEAAKSNEAKPFDVVVIGSGMYGSYIASKLYHWSKNKKQLGEEKRLKILILEAGPYIVHEHIENLPPKTGIFDENIDHPHMKSPYVCHVRRAGMGEEFFGEVKKHSYCVGGKSLTWGKWSPRLTDEDLASWPKELRDFLYENYKEVEDETGVSDYSDLINGTLFKGLKKFLEEKLNSPDLNHLKLKDPPVAVAANSTRSGVYSPDAFSSLGRLLQNIRIESQYDDVPKPNDPIWKSKSIFLVPNTFVYKLETDKGSVSRIHVVDSNSQKTSSFELLSNCEVILAGTAVESTRLVLNSFPRSDSLKENQELIGRNLMGHLFSAVTVRIKREALGFLKEDVLESALYHLQGYSERFKKSYHFQFLCSSDPGFDVFTTLYKMFYDYEELVDTLGSQDQEWVTLLIFTVSEVQGKPKAPLYTEGSNWMNLSKDQIEVFGEVKYAKPYLKWESSPEDEEFWDEVHSTLFDFLSSLVSFGAIEYQDPNDAKKWTPEKPTQFDPYQKTEAFWNSRHESGTLWMGENPDESVTDLDGKLHHIQNVYCADQAIFPTVGSANPVLTGLTLCRKIADSIIKRHISSEFVEEEDADSIIERHISSKFVEEEDFEILYRGDFKSDGWKFLESNKSGAKNFFDIKDSLPILGAGVSDKDVKMGALCYTRKKFKNFILKLEWKAFAIEANSGIFLRRPEPKGESFYDNLIEVQIDETAYDYKKKIYGSPLHKTGAVYDIFPAQRWATKVISPRNSEHPGYWNSCEITVQDNTIEVKLNDKIVSAGTFSESVNLEGFIALQCHTEVVQFRNIRIKEQP, via the coding sequence ATGTCTCAGAATGAGTCCAACGTTAACAATCAAGACACGTCATTTGCTTTCGGTACTGATATTTTAGGTCGCTACTTCTGTAACACCCTAGAGGAGGCAGCAAAAAGCAATGAAGCCAAACCATTTGATGTGGTGGTGATCGGATCGGGAATGTACGGTTCGTATATTGCGAGTAAGCTCTACCACTGGAGTAAAAATAAAAAGCAACTTGGAGAGGAAAAAAGGTTAAAAATCCTCATCCTTGAAGCTGGTCCTTACATCGTACACGAGCATATCGAAAACCTTCCACCTAAAACTGGCATTTTTGATGAAAATATCGATCACCCACACATGAAGTCCCCATATGTATGTCATGTTCGTCGAGCAGGGATGGGTGAGGAGTTTTTTGGGGAAGTAAAAAAGCATAGCTACTGTGTTGGGGGTAAATCGTTGACGTGGGGGAAGTGGTCGCCACGTCTTACCGATGAAGATTTAGCGTCTTGGCCAAAAGAGCTTAGAGATTTCCTATATGAGAACTATAAAGAGGTAGAAGACGAGACAGGTGTTTCTGACTACTCAGACCTTATAAATGGGACTCTTTTTAAGGGTCTGAAGAAATTTCTAGAGGAAAAGCTAAATTCACCAGATCTAAATCATCTCAAACTTAAAGATCCACCTGTGGCTGTCGCGGCAAATAGCACCCGATCTGGAGTGTATAGCCCTGATGCTTTCAGTAGTCTTGGTAGGCTCTTACAAAATATACGGATTGAATCCCAGTACGATGATGTGCCGAAGCCCAATGATCCCATTTGGAAATCTAAATCAATCTTTCTTGTTCCGAATACGTTTGTATACAAGCTTGAAACCGATAAGGGTTCTGTCTCTCGCATACATGTAGTCGATAGCAACTCTCAAAAAACAAGCTCTTTTGAACTTTTAAGCAATTGCGAGGTGATCTTGGCTGGTACGGCTGTAGAATCTACCAGGCTTGTACTCAACTCATTTCCCAGATCGGACTCTTTAAAAGAGAACCAAGAGTTAATCGGGCGTAATCTGATGGGGCATCTGTTCAGTGCGGTAACAGTTCGGATTAAGCGAGAAGCACTTGGATTCCTTAAGGAGGATGTTCTTGAGTCTGCCCTTTACCATCTACAGGGCTACAGCGAACGTTTCAAGAAAAGTTACCATTTCCAATTCCTCTGTAGCTCTGATCCTGGCTTTGATGTTTTCACGACTCTCTATAAAATGTTTTACGATTATGAGGAGCTTGTCGATACATTAGGGTCGCAGGATCAGGAATGGGTCACTCTATTGATATTCACGGTTTCTGAGGTGCAAGGAAAGCCAAAGGCTCCACTTTACACAGAAGGCTCGAATTGGATGAATTTAAGTAAGGATCAAATCGAAGTATTCGGTGAAGTGAAATATGCTAAGCCCTACTTGAAATGGGAAAGTTCACCAGAAGATGAGGAATTCTGGGACGAGGTTCATTCAACTTTATTTGACTTTCTTTCATCACTGGTATCCTTTGGTGCCATCGAATACCAAGATCCGAATGATGCTAAAAAATGGACACCAGAGAAGCCGACACAATTCGACCCATACCAAAAGACTGAGGCATTTTGGAATTCACGCCATGAATCGGGTACGCTATGGATGGGTGAAAATCCTGATGAATCTGTAACAGATCTAGACGGCAAATTACACCACATTCAAAATGTTTACTGCGCTGACCAAGCGATTTTTCCTACTGTTGGTTCTGCCAATCCTGTACTCACAGGACTAACCCTATGCCGTAAGATTGCGGATTCAATTATTAAACGCCACATCTCATCTGAATTTGTCGAGGAAGAAGACGCGGATTCAATTATTGAACGCCACATCTCATCTAAATTTGTCGAGGAAGAAGACTTTGAAATTCTTTATCGAGGTGACTTCAAATCAGATGGTTGGAAATTTTTGGAATCAAATAAATCAGGTGCCAAAAACTTCTTTGATATTAAAGATAGTTTGCCTATATTGGGTGCGGGAGTTTCCGATAAAGATGTCAAAATGGGTGCTCTTTGTTATACACGCAAAAAATTCAAAAATTTCATCTTAAAGTTAGAATGGAAAGCATTTGCCATCGAAGCAAACTCTGGTATTTTTCTAAGGAGGCCAGAACCTAAAGGTGAATCTTTCTATGACAATCTCATCGAAGTTCAAATTGACGAGACTGCCTATGACTACAAAAAAAAGATATACGGAAGTCCTTTACATAAAACAGGTGCAGTCTATGATATATTTCCTGCTCAACGATGGGCTACTAAGGTGATTAGTCCTCGAAATTCAGAGCATCCTGGATATTGGAACAGCTGTGAAATCACCGTACAGGATAATACGATTGAGGTTAAACTCAATGACAAAATAGTTAGTGCGGGAACTTTTTCTGAATCCGTGAACCTCGAAGGTTTCATTGCCTTGCAATGTCATACAGAGGTCGTTCAGTTTCGTAATATTCGGATCAAGGAACAACCCTAA
- a CDS encoding thiamine pyrophosphate-binding protein gives MFDEGGAAFMADGYARARQGFGVCIGLGGPGVTNRVTAIASALSDTD, from the coding sequence ATTTTCGATGAAGGAGGGGCGGCTTTTATGGCTGACGGTTATGCCAGAGCGAGGCAAGGATTTGGTGTTTGTATTGGACTCGGTGGGCCAGGTGTGACCAACAGGGTGACGGCGATCGCATCCGCACTGAGCGATACCGACTAG
- a CDS encoding alpha-amylase family glycosyl hydrolase — translation MSRTLVEAAAPQELRLADLKPRGRVNPSPATWRDQILYFLLPDRFSDGGEGGRTLFDRSNPSTFRKNDKKQWMAGGKIFQGGTIAGIKSKLDYLQNLGVTTLWIAPVCKQRKDLETYHGYGIQNFLEIDPRFGTRQELRDLVDAAHTKGMYVLLDIIYNHSGNNWFYNVGGRPKTTEKYRFAPPYPVHGWRSDTGSSIPISSISPSDLEDGVWPQEFQDLDWYTKAGEICKWDPEGWEEPLHPDNEFRRGDFSDLKDLNLNRSDVLNAVIKVYQYWIALSDCDGFRIDTVKHVSWEASRNFCGAIHEYAESIGKENFLLLGEVTGGADMARNYLEIFGRNLDAVLDIGEPPQKLAGMTKGFREPSDFFNQFAGHDSLGSHRETGRYHVSILDDHDMVGRGKNRFAANNPNLEQVAHAVGVQLTTLGIPCIYYGTEQAFDGKESYHDFSIEPRDSNGKIPFDDRYIRESMFGGTFGAFETENCHFFDENHPTYLRIAAIALIRNGDNKIGLALRRGRQYLRETSILGRPFNIPAREELVAWSRILFDQEVLIAVNTNGTAVRGADITVDGSLSPIGGQMTYLYRSDWADSQLHTPPTDQTVNIISNGSRATVKIDLPPAGMAILTHFPSN, via the coding sequence ATGTCTAGAACGCTAGTTGAAGCAGCAGCACCTCAAGAACTGAGGTTGGCAGACTTAAAGCCCCGTGGACGGGTTAATCCAAGTCCTGCAACCTGGAGAGACCAGATTTTATATTTTCTCCTACCAGATCGCTTCAGCGATGGTGGAGAAGGTGGTCGAACACTATTCGATCGCTCCAATCCATCGACATTCAGGAAGAATGATAAAAAACAATGGATGGCTGGCGGCAAAATATTTCAGGGAGGAACGATCGCCGGAATAAAAAGTAAATTGGACTACCTGCAAAATTTAGGCGTTACCACTCTTTGGATTGCCCCTGTTTGCAAACAAAGAAAAGATTTAGAAACTTATCACGGTTACGGAATTCAAAATTTCTTAGAAATCGATCCTCGTTTTGGTACTCGTCAAGAATTGAGAGATTTAGTAGATGCTGCCCACACCAAGGGTATGTATGTTCTATTAGATATTATCTACAATCATTCGGGAAATAACTGGTTTTACAATGTAGGTGGAAGACCAAAAACTACTGAAAAGTACCGTTTTGCTCCACCTTATCCAGTTCATGGGTGGCGTTCTGATACTGGAAGTAGTATTCCTATTTCAAGCATTTCTCCCTCTGATTTAGAAGACGGTGTTTGGCCCCAAGAATTCCAAGATTTAGACTGGTATACCAAAGCTGGAGAGATTTGCAAATGGGATCCCGAGGGTTGGGAAGAGCCGCTTCATCCAGATAATGAATTTCGACGAGGTGATTTTTCCGACCTTAAAGACCTCAATCTCAATAGAAGTGATGTTTTAAATGCTGTTATCAAAGTCTATCAATACTGGATTGCTCTCAGCGATTGTGATGGATTTCGGATTGATACTGTCAAGCACGTTTCTTGGGAAGCATCCCGTAACTTCTGTGGTGCAATTCACGAATATGCCGAGTCGATTGGCAAGGAAAACTTCTTGCTTCTTGGTGAGGTTACTGGTGGTGCTGATATGGCGCGCAACTATCTAGAAATCTTTGGTCGCAATCTAGATGCTGTTTTAGATATCGGCGAACCACCACAAAAACTAGCAGGAATGACTAAAGGGTTTAGAGAACCAAGCGATTTTTTTAATCAGTTTGCAGGTCATGATTCTCTTGGTAGTCATCGTGAAACAGGACGCTATCACGTCTCAATTTTAGATGACCACGATATGGTGGGACGTGGTAAAAATCGATTTGCAGCTAATAATCCTAATTTAGAACAAGTTGCCCATGCAGTAGGTGTGCAGTTGACTACTCTAGGCATACCCTGTATTTATTACGGTACTGAGCAAGCATTTGATGGTAAAGAATCTTATCACGACTTTAGTATCGAACCACGCGATAGCAACGGCAAAATTCCTTTCGATGATCGCTATATTCGAGAGTCCATGTTTGGTGGAACTTTTGGAGCTTTTGAAACCGAAAATTGCCATTTCTTTGATGAAAATCATCCTACTTATTTACGTATTGCCGCGATCGCTCTTATCCGTAATGGAGATAACAAAATCGGTCTAGCTTTACGTCGCGGTCGTCAGTATTTAAGGGAAACATCTATCTTAGGAAGACCTTTTAATATACCAGCAAGAGAAGAGTTGGTAGCCTGGTCTCGCATTCTCTTTGACCAAGAGGTTCTGATAGCAGTTAATACTAATGGGACTGCGGTCAGAGGTGCAGATATAACTGTAGATGGCTCTTTAAGTCCTATTGGAGGACAAATGACCTATCTTTACAGGAGCGACTGGGCTGATAGTCAATTACATACCCCACCCACAGATCAAACTGTAAACATTATTAGTAATGGCAGTCGTGCCACTGTCAAAATCGATTTACCGCCTGCTGGAATGGCTATCTTAACCCACTTTCCGTCAAATTAA